Genomic window (Prevotella melaninogenica ATCC 25845):
CCAGTTTTTTGTGCATTGGCTGATAAGCCCATGAGTAGGGTTATCATCAAGAAGTAAAAATGTTTCATACTTAATAATTTTATATAATTAATATTTGATTTCAAGAGTGACTATAAACAAGGCTTAACAGAGGGATGTTTTACATTTTATATGTTTCTTGCCTTCTGCGGTAGCGTATGTTTCTATCAATGGCTTTTCTAAAATTTGAACTCTCAATAACGCACGACAGCATACAGCTGTGTCGTAGATATTCGATACAAAGATAAATAAAAATTATTATAAAATGTTTATTTTCTTTGAAAAGTTGGTGTATAAGTCATCTTGCAAGCTATTTTTATGTTACTTTGTCTCTATGAGTGTTAAGTGTTGGGTGTTGATGAAGTGCGCATTCGAGGGAACATGTTTGTTTTTGGTGTTTGTTTTGGATTGATTAATATTTAGGACTATGTGAGGAGCGTATTTGTGGCGAGTCTACGATACAATCCATAGATATAACATTGTAAATAAGGTAGAATGAAGGAACTATTTAGTAAGGCTAAGTTAGGTAAGTTGCGTTATTACCTTTCGTTGCTATTGATAATGGGATGTAATGTTATCTATCGGAGCTTTCTGGTGGTGTCATATTACGATATTGGACTCTTTATTGTTGTTACGGTTGTGGCAGTCCTATATGATAAGTTGATAGCACCGAAGGGCTTTGATGCTATAGTTAATAACGCATGTATTTGTTGGACAGTAGTTGGGCTCACTCTGATGTTAAGGTCGTATTATCTGCCAGAAAAGATTTATAAGGTACCATTAAATGGCTTTTCAACTGTTAGAGTAGATCATATTTCTTTTAGATTTAAGGGGAGAGTTTTTGAGCGTTCTTTCTCACTTTCAGACTATGACCTTTCTGATAGTTGTAAGCAATATGATGTGGAACTGTATCTAAAAGAGCCAGTCCCAACGGTCTATTATATTTCTGGAATGAGCCTTTGTAAGAAAGAAAACGTGTCTAAATAGTAGAAGTCTTGCCGTTTTCTATGAGTGTGCGAAGGCTTAGCACGTTATGTGCGGACGCCTAACACATGTGGTGCGGAGGCTTAATAAGAACGCATATAAGGGTAAAGCGACTTATAGAAAGACTGCCTTTTCCCCAAAGGGAAGGGGTTATTCTTCTTATAATGGAGATGGTTGATGAATCAAAAAAGGCTGAACTTCTTTCGGAGTCCAGCCTTTTCTTATGATTGATATAACTATTATACGAAGCTAATAACGCCTTCGACAGCACCTTCTTTGTTTTCGTTATCTTCATTATCTTGCTCAGGATTACTGATGCGCTTGATGTCCTTAATCATCTGTTTAGTACGCTTGTAGGTTGGTGTGTTCTCTACAGCAAGGATAACATCCTCGTTGTCGAGCTCATCCGCAGTAAAGCGATAGATGTGTGGACGATGCTTGTATTGTGAGCTGTTGTTGTCCTTATAGAAACGATCACGACGGTCACGACGCTCTGCAGCCTTCTCCTCTTCCTCTGCCTGACGTGCTGCATCCTCTTGTGTCTGCTTCTTGATATGGCTACCCATACCGTCAACATCCTCGATACCGAAGCCCGTTGCAAGGATAGTAACCTTAACCTTTTTGTCGAGTTCAGGGTCAATAGCAAGTCCCCATTTCAACTCGAAGTCTGCGCTGAAGTGGTTCATGAATTCTGTCACATCGCCCATTTCCTCCATTGTCAGACCAGGGTTGTCCTTGTCGTCAGTGTTGAAGTTGATAGAGAGCAGAATCTTCTTAGACTTATAGACATCGTTGTCGTTAAGCAGTGGTGAGTTGAGTGCATCCTCAATAGCCTGCTTCACACGGCCTTCACCCTCACCGTAACCGGTAGACATGATAGCTACACCGCCATCTTTGAGGACTGTCTTAACATCGTTGAAGTCGAGGTTCATAATACCATGAACGGTGATAATCTCTGCAATACTCTTGGCAGCCACACTCAGTGTGTCGTCAGCCTTGCGGAAACCATTGAGCAAACTCAGTTCAGGATAAATCTCGCGGAGACGTTCGTTGTTGATAACGAGTAGCGCATCGACGTGCTTTGCCATCTCTTCAACGCCATCCAACGCCTGATCTATCTTCTTAGCACCCTCGAAACGGAATGGAATGGTAACGATACCCACGGTGAGAATACCCAATTCCTTGCTGACACGTGCGATGACTGGTGCTGCACCAGTACCCGTACCACCACCCATACCAGCGGTGATAAATGCCATCTTCGTACCATCGTTGAGCATACGCTTGATATCCTCGCTTGTCTCTTCTGCAGCCTGACGTGCACGTTCAGGACGGTTTCCAGCACCTAATCCTTCCTTACCCAATTGCAGATGAACAGGAACAGGAGAGTCGTTGAGTGCCTGCGCATCCGTGTTACAGAGTACGAAGGTCACATCGTGGATACCTTCTCTGTACATGTGGTTTACGGCGTTACCACCACCACCACCGACACCAATGACCTTGATGATGCTATCAGCTACATCGCCGTCACCGAAGTCTAATATATCCATTTTATTATTGTTGTCTGCCATAACAGTATGTTGTCTATGTTTATTTCCTATATTCTTTTTCTGTGTGAGCTGTTGGATTATTCTTCATCCTCACTCATAATGGTTTTTCCGAAATCTTTCACCTTACGTGAGAATTTGTTCCAGAAGCTATTGCGACGCTTCTCCTCTTCGAGTTCGCGCTCTCTTGCTTCCTCTTCCTCACGCAGCTTGCGCTCTTCCTCTTCACGCTTACGACGTTCAGCTTCAGCCTTCTTCTTCTCTTCAGGTGTTGGAACAATACCTTGTCCCTGTCTTGTTGTAGATGATGGCGTATAAGGTTGCTGCTGTTGGTCAATAGGAGTTGCTACAGCAATGTCTTCGTTGTTGAAGAGATTGCTCTGTGCAGGGTTGTATTCTGGTCCAGCACAGTTCATTTCTCCCTTGATAAGCAAACCGAGAATTGTGTTCATATCACCATTCTTAGCTGTGATATCAGCATTGCTTGAAGCGATGGTATGTGTGACGAAGTTTGCTTTGCGAATCTTGTCAATATGTGTGGTATTACGAATACAGCGTTCAATGTTCTTCAAGTTCATACCGCCACCAGTGAGAATGATACCGCCAAGGAGTTTGTCGGCATAGTCAGATGGTACCTGGCACCATATATTCTCAACGATTTCGCCAATACGTGCCTCAACGATTTCAATGAATTTACGGCTCTCTACGGTACGTTCTGAGTCGATAGAGTATTTTAATGTATTGTCGATATCGTTATTTTCAGTGAAAGCAGAACCATACTTAAGCTTCATTGCCTCAGCATCCTTTTCTTCCATCTGTAGGCTGGCAATGTCCTTTGTAATATTGTTACCACCCAATGGAATAACAGCCAAGTGACGGAGAATGTTCTTGTAGTATACAGAAACTGTTGTTGTGTCAGCACCGAAGTCAACCAATACACAACCTCCACGTTTCTCAGCCTCGCTCAATACGGCATCAGCCAAAGCCAAAGGTGCAAGGTACATCTCGGCAATAGAGATGCCAGACTTCTCAAAGCAGTTGTTGAGGTTATCATAGAAAGCCTTGCGCCAAAGGATATTAAGGAAGTTACCCTCCAAGCGGGTGGCTTTGATACCGACTGGGTCGAGAACAAACTGGTTGTCAACCTTATACTCCTGTGTGGCAGCATCGAGAATCTCCTGGTCAGGATAAGTCATATTGCGGTTGGCATCCATTAACTCATTAATCATATCTGAGGTAATGATGGTATCAGTAGGCAGATCCTTTACGATAACGTTGCGAACGCTTCGTATAGACTGTCCTCCCACGCCTACATAGACCTGAGAAATCTCATACTTCAGTTGTTTTCTTAGTTTGTTGATGATGCCAGTGAGGCACTGTCCGGTCTTGTCGATGTTGTAAACGACACCCTTGCGAATACACTGTGTAGCGTCTTCCTTTACAACAGCAAGCACGGAGATACTGCCGTCAAGATTCTTTTTGCCAGCGATTCCCGTAATCTTTGATGAGCCTAATTCAATGGCTACTATGAACTCTGCCATATTCGTTAAGTATTATGTTCCTTATTTTATATTCTCTAAAATGATATTTTTTATTCCGTAAGTCCTGCTGAGGCATCTTCTTGCCGTTTCACTTCCTTACGGGCTTTATCTCTTTCCTCCTCTTCTGTACGTTGTACGTCTTCTACTTGTTCAGACTGAGCCTTCTTAAGCAATGCATCCTCTTCTTCTTTCTCAGCTTTCTCATCACGTTTCTTACAGATGATTTGGTTGTCGAATTCTATGTCGATGTAAGAGTATTTGTTCCAACCAGCCTGTGAAAGACCATATCGATAGAACTTCTCTAAGCGTGACAACTTCTTTTTAACGAAGATATTTATATCATGCTTACGCTTCCATGGACCATTGTTTTTAGGCAAGTAACCCATGAAGATGATATGATTACCGACACGTGGTACTAACTCGATGCCTCTGTCTGGTAAGACATTAATCTGCTCTATTTGGTTCAGCCATAGTGGTTCAGCACTGATAGCCTTGGCAAGAGGAGCAATATAAAGGCGTGCAAAGTTATTATCTATATTGCCAGTCGCAATGATCAAGTCACTGGTGTACTTAGAGTTCGGAAGTATTCCCCCATTATCATCAAGATAGTAATCAGCTCCATTGCTACTCTTAATGCGGATAATTGGCATACGTTGAGTAATATAGATGTTGACGTGTCCATCTTTTGTTTTGTAGCATTGGGCTGTATTGATGAATGGTCCCACTTTTAATGCCTCCTCAATGTTGCGCGGATTGATGTCAGTTATCTTCTTATTGAGGGGATAGAGGTGTACCTTCTCTAATATTTGTTTGATTTCTGTTGCGGTAAGAAAGCCAGCATTGTTAGAGTCAGATATGTTGATATTCACTTTGGTACATAGCTGTTTGCTCTCATCGGGCTTGTTCCATGAGGTAACTGCCATGATGAGATAAATAGCCAGTACAATGTCCAGCGCAGTGATAATTATCTTTTTCCACTTAATGTGCATATCTTCTCTCTTTTACTTTAAGAGTTTTTGCTTTCTTTCTTCTTATTTCTCGTTGAGTATCTTTGCAATTTCTGGGACATAATTGTCGAGATTACCGGCACCCAAAACAACCAAAACGTCAAAGTTTCTTGACTTTACAAAGTCGAGAACATCGTCCTTTTTAATCATCTGTTTCTTAACATTAGGACTGAGGTTGTCATAGATGAGTTCGCTTGTTACACCTGGGATTGGTTCTTCGCGAGCAGGATAAATCTCTGTCAATACCACTTCATCGAAATGACTGAGTGCCTCTGCAAACTCCTTATAGAAGTCACGTGTTCGAGTGTAAAGGTGTGGTTGGAAGATTGCAGTAACCTTCTTGTCAGCATAGAGTTCCTTAAGACTCTTTGCGCTCTGCAGAATCTCCTTTGGATGATGCGCATAGTCTGAGAGGAAGACGTGGCGGTTATCCTTTATCTTGAAGTCGAAACGACGATCAACACCACCATATGTCTTCATTCCATTGCGTAATTCTTCTGCCGTACAGCCATTGAGTTGAGCCATAGCCATTGCGGAGATACCGTTTTCAATGTTGATAGGTATAGGTTGTCCAAGCTCAATATCCTTTATATTTTCAATAGGAGAAACGAAGTCAAAGGTGATTGTTCCGTTTGCAATTCGTATATTCTCAGCGTGGAAGTCGCCTTCGTCACGGCTGTATTCATAGATTCTAACACCTTCTTGTACGTTTGGTTTCATCTCTAATCCTTTGCGGATAATGAGTGCACCTCCCTTTTGAATGAGTTCTGTATAGTGTCGGAAACTCTCAAGGTAAGCCTCTTTTGTACCATAAATATCCAAGTGGTCAGGGTCTGTTGAGGTGATAACGCTCATCCAAGGACGCAACCAATGGAAAGAACGGTCGAACTCGTCTGCCTCAATCACAACAAAGTCGCTATGGTCAGAGAGGATATAATTAGTGCCATAGTTCTTGGAAATACCACCAAGGAAGGCGTTACAGTCCAAATGACTTTGGTGCATAAGGTGTGCACACATACAGGAAGTCGTTGTCTTTCCATGTGTTCCAGCAAAGCAAAGACCCTTATGTGTTCGGGTGAGTGTGCCGAGAACCTGTGCACGTTTCTGAATCTCAAAGCCATTCTCACGGAAGTAAACCAGCTCAGCGTGGTTAGAAGGGATGGCAGGTGTGTAGATTACCAACGTTGATGCTGGTTCTTTGCACGCTGCAGGGATGAGTTGAACATTCTCCTCATAATGAATGTCCATTCCTTCTTTCTCCAAAGTGTGGGTAAGTTCAGATGGAGTTTTATCATAACCTGCAACTATCAATCCTTTATGAAGGAAATAACGGGCAATAGCACTCATACCGATGCCACCTGCACCTACGAAGTAAACTGATTTAATATCTTTGAGTTCCATGTGTTATATATTCTTTTTCTTTCTTTTGTTTGGGGATAGAACAGCGTTCTACGATGGTTTCTTTAAACCCTATCTATTGGAAGATAGCTTTATCCCTTAATGAGTTTGATAACCTCGTCAGCAATAATCTCTGCGGAGTTCTTCAGCCCCATCTTCTTAACATTCTCACTAAGACTTGCCAACTTCTCATCATTCGTGATGGTATCGAGTGCAAGTTTTATCAAAGTGTCAGGTGCATCAACGTCCTTTACGCAGAGTGCAGCATCTTTATTGACCAATGCCATCGCATTCTTTGTCTGATGATCTTCTGCCACGTTTGGACTTGGTACCAAGATAACAGGCTTTCCGATAAGCTGGAATTCACTGATAGAACTTGCGCCAGCACGACTGATAACAAGGTCAGCAGCCTTATATGCAGCACCCATATCACTGATAAAGTCCATTATCTTTAGGTTTGGAAGTTCCTTACCCTTCATCGAATCCAATATCTGTTGATGATAGAACTTACCCGTTTGCCATATGAATTGAACGCCTGATTGCTTGATGAGATCAAGGTGCTCAATGACTGAGCGATTGATAGTTCTTGCTCCAAGGCTACCACCAACGAGGAGAATCGTTTTCTTGTTAGGGTCAAGACCGAAACTCTCACGTGATTCTTCAATAGAGAGTGGGGTAGAGAGGACGTTCTGACGAACAGGGTTACCCGTCATGATAATCTTATCAGCAGGGAAGAAACGGTCCATACCTTCGTAAGCAACACAAATCTTCTTCACACGCTTAGACAATAGTTTGTTGGTAACACCAGCATAAGAATTCTGCTCTTGGATAAGACATGGGATGCCCATCTTTGCACACTCATAGAGCGTTGCACCACTGGCATAACCACCAACACCCACAGCAACCTGTGGCTTAAAGTCTTTTATTATCTGGCGAGCCATGCGAAGACTCTTCCAAAGTTTGCAAAGTACTTCAATGTTCTTTAGCTTATTAGCACGGTCGAAACCTTTGATAGGTAGGCCTTTTATCTCATAACCAGCAGCAGGAACACGTTGCATCTCCATACGTCCATCAGCACCCACAAAGAGAATCTTCGCCTCTGGGTGTTTTGCCTTAATGGCATTAGCAATAGATACTGCAGGGAAAATATGTCCTCCCGTGCCGCCACCGCTGATGATAATTCTTAATTCTTCGTCCATTTGCATCTTCTTTATAACCTACAAAGGTAATCATTTTTTTTATCTTCTTTCAACTTTCACATTCTTTTTAGCCTTCTCTACAGATTAGACTATTGCATGTGAAACTTTCTCAGAAGGTTTCTTTTCTTCTTTCTTTTTCTTTGCCGAACGGCTTACACTGAGTATTACGCCTATGTAGACGCAATTAATGATAGTTGAAGTACCACCCTTACTGATAAGAGGAAGTGGCTGTCCTGTTACTGGTGCCAATCCTACAGCTACTAACATATTGAATAACGCCTGTGTAACCAGGAGGAAAGCGATACCCATAGCGAGAAAAGCAGGGAAAGAATTTTCACACCGGTTGGCTATAATTCCAGTTCTGAACAGAAGGATAATATATAGGAGTGCCACAAAGATGGCTCCTTCGATACCTCCTTCTTCAATGATAATCGCATAGATAAAGTCGGAGAAGGCTTGCGAAAGAAAGTCTCTTTCATTAGAGTTTCCTGGTCCTTTACCAACGACGTCTGATGAAGCGATGGCTATGTTTGCATGTGCCACCTGCGCATCTTTATCTAAGTCGTAATCTTTTGGTGCAACATATTCGTTACTAAAGAATTTCTTGACACGTGCCTTCCATGTGTCAGCGCGGTGGAGAATTTTACCAATGAATCCGGGTGATTCCTCTTGCTGTGCAGCTACCGTCTGTTCTGTAAGGTTTTGTTTGGCAGATAATTCGTCCTCAGCTTTCTTGTCATCACCCACAAGCATCACCATAGATAGGACGAAAACTCCAAGTAAGACGATGAAACCGATCAAACGACCTAACTGATTAAAAGGAACTCTTCCCACAAACATCATCAATACTACGGTCAAACCAATGAGCATAGCTGTGGAAAGATTCTCACCAAGAATCAGGAGAATAATACCACCAGATAGCCACATGATATATTTAAAGGCTTTTCGATCTGCTCCATGTTCGGTTTGCATTGCACTAAGTATCTGTGCAATGGCTAATACCAAAGCACCCTTGCCTAATTCGGAAGGTTGGAATTGTATACCTGCAAAACTAATCCATCGGCTTGCTCCATTCGTACTTTGTCCTGCTACGAGTACCCATATAAGCATTAGTATGGACATGCCCAGTACAATCGGTGTGATAAGTTTGAAGTAACGGCATTTAATATTTAATACAACCACCATCAAAGCAATGCCAACAACAAGGATGCTGCAATGGTAGATGATAGGGCTCCAGTAGTTACCTCCTGTGTACGACAGTGAACTTGAGGCTGAATATACCTCAATGATACTGATGATACATAGGAAGAAGAAGACCATCCAAATAACCTTGTCTCCTTTGAATATGTTACTGAGAGATTTATTCTTCATTATTTTTTGTTCCTTATGGGATTTATTAGCCCAATTAGTCTTGTTGGCCCAATTTAGTCTTATTAGCCCAATTAGCCAGATAAGTCTTTTCCTACAATGCTCTTACATAGCTCTTGAACTGCTCGCCACGGTCTTCCATATTCTTAAAAAGATCGAAGCTTGCACAGCATGGGCTTAGGAGAACTGTGTCACCAGGCTTTGCTAACTCTGCACAAGCTGCAACACAATCCTTCATGGAATGGGTGTCGCGGATAGGAAGACCAAGGTCGTCGAAGTTGTCATGTAGCTTCTTATTGTCAGCTCCAAGGTAGACAATTCCAGCACACTTCTGCTTAACTAAGTCCTTAATGCTGTTATAGTCATTTCCCTTATCCTTGCCACCAATAATCAAGATTGTTGGTGTGCGCATGCTTTCAAGTGCATACCAACAAGCGTCAACATTGGTAGCCTTAGAGTCGTTGATGTATTGTACGCCAGCAACCTTACATACCTTTTCCAATCTATGTTCAACGCCAGGGAAGTCGCTCAGACTCTTACGGATGTTTTCTTTCTTAATACCGCTAATGTCTGAGGCAATACCTGCTGCCAAAGAGTTGTAGATGTTGTGACGTCCTGTGAGCGAAAGGTCTTCCTGTTCCATGTTGAATGGCTCAGGCTGTTCAATCGTATACTGTCCTTCTTCAATGTAACCGATACTGCCTTTCTCCTTTAATTCAGAGAATGGATAGCATACGGCATGTACATCAAACTTCTCGAGTTCCTTCTTGATGACAGGGTCATCGTTCCAGTAAATGAAGCTATCCTCCTTGGTTTGATTCTGAATGATACGCATCTTAGCGTCTGCGTAGTTCTCAAACTTGTAGTCATAGCGGTCCAAGTGGTCAGGGGTGATATTGAGAAGGATGGCAATATTGGCACGGAAGTCATACATATTGTCCAACTGGAAGCTGCTCAACTCAATGATATAATACTCATGTGGGTCTTCTGCTACTTGCAGTGCAAGACTGTTACCAATGTTACCAGCCAAACCAGCGTCGTAACCAGCATCTTTGAAGATATGATAGATGAGGCTCGTTGTTGTGGTCTTTCCATTACTTCCAGTAATACATATCATCTTAGAGTTGGTGTATCGACCAGCAAATTCTATTTCACTAATGATATGTGTACCCTGTGCGATAAGTTTCTGAACCATAGGAGCTTCTTTAGGAATACCAGGACTCTTGATGATTTCATCAGCATTGAGAATCTTCTCTTCTGTGTGTTGTCCCTCTTCCCATTCTATACCACGGTCATCAAGCATCTTCTTATACTTGTCCTTAATGGCTGACATGTCAGAAACAAAGACATCGAAGCCTTCTTTCTTTGCCAATACTGCTGCGCCGGCACCACTTTCACCGGCACCAAGTATTACTATTCTTTTCATATATCTTTCCTTTCCTTACTCTTGCTTATGTAATGTTTTTGTTTGCTGGCTGCTTACCTCTCTTCGAGTAAACGGTTACTTGCCTCTTGGGTAGTGGTCAGCTGTGTGGTGTTTCGTATGAACACCAATTGTGCGAACGCCCCGCACATATCGTGCTAAGGCTTCGCACGCCTCGTGTTTATCTTATCTTCAGTGTGATGATAGTCATTGCAGCGAGGATGATAGTCACGATGATGAAGCGTAGTGTAATCTTACTCTCATGCACTGCACTATGTGGTTTCTTCAAGAGATACTTACACTCTGGATCGAGTTGGCTATCTTGTGTACGGAAGTTGTCGTGTATTGGTGTGCGCTTAAAGATACGCTGTTTAACACCTTTACGCTTTCCTAACTTGTAGTACCAAACCTGTACGATAACACTTAAGCTCTCAACAAAGAATACGCCACAGAGAATAGGGAGCATCAACTCCTTGTGAATGATGATTGCACCTACTGCTATGATACCTCCGATGGTAAGACTTCCCGTGTCACCCATGAACACTTGTGCAGGATAAGCATTGTACCAAAGGAAGCCTATCAATGCTCCAATGAATGCCATGAAGAACACTACTAACTCTTCCGAGCCTGGAATGTACATAATGTTGAGGTAGGCTGCGTATTGTATATGGCTACTTACGTAGGCTAATATACCCAATACGACACCTATGATGGCGGAGTTTCCTGCGCACATACCATCCATTCCGTCGTTAAGGTTTGCACCGTTAGAGACGGCAGTGACAACAAAGATAGTCATAAGCACGAAGAGAATCCAGCCACCTGCATTCTTATACTCGCCTAAAAAGCCTACTA
Coding sequences:
- the ftsZ gene encoding cell division protein FtsZ; amino-acid sequence: MADNNNKMDILDFGDGDVADSIIKVIGVGGGGGNAVNHMYREGIHDVTFVLCNTDAQALNDSPVPVHLQLGKEGLGAGNRPERARQAAEETSEDIKRMLNDGTKMAFITAGMGGGTGTGAAPVIARVSKELGILTVGIVTIPFRFEGAKKIDQALDGVEEMAKHVDALLVINNERLREIYPELSLLNGFRKADDTLSVAAKSIAEIITVHGIMNLDFNDVKTVLKDGGVAIMSTGYGEGEGRVKQAIEDALNSPLLNDNDVYKSKKILLSINFNTDDKDNPGLTMEEMGDVTEFMNHFSADFELKWGLAIDPELDKKVKVTILATGFGIEDVDGMGSHIKKQTQEDAARQAEEEEKAAERRDRRDRFYKDNNSSQYKHRPHIYRFTADELDNEDVILAVENTPTYKRTKQMIKDIKRISNPEQDNEDNENKEGAVEGVISFV
- the ftsA gene encoding cell division protein FtsA, giving the protein MAEFIVAIELGSSKITGIAGKKNLDGSISVLAVVKEDATQCIRKGVVYNIDKTGQCLTGIINKLRKQLKYEISQVYVGVGGQSIRSVRNVIVKDLPTDTIITSDMINELMDANRNMTYPDQEILDAATQEYKVDNQFVLDPVGIKATRLEGNFLNILWRKAFYDNLNNCFEKSGISIAEMYLAPLALADAVLSEAEKRGGCVLVDFGADTTTVSVYYKNILRHLAVIPLGGNNITKDIASLQMEEKDAEAMKLKYGSAFTENNDIDNTLKYSIDSERTVESRKFIEIVEARIGEIVENIWCQVPSDYADKLLGGIILTGGGMNLKNIERCIRNTTHIDKIRKANFVTHTIASSNADITAKNGDMNTILGLLIKGEMNCAGPEYNPAQSNLFNNEDIAVATPIDQQQQPYTPSSTTRQGQGIVPTPEEKKKAEAERRKREEEERKLREEEEARERELEEEKRRNSFWNKFSRKVKDFGKTIMSEDEE
- the murC gene encoding UDP-N-acetylmuramate--L-alanine ligase yields the protein MELKDIKSVYFVGAGGIGMSAIARYFLHKGLIVAGYDKTPSELTHTLEKEGMDIHYEENVQLIPAACKEPASTLVIYTPAIPSNHAELVYFRENGFEIQKRAQVLGTLTRTHKGLCFAGTHGKTTTSCMCAHLMHQSHLDCNAFLGGISKNYGTNYILSDHSDFVVIEADEFDRSFHWLRPWMSVITSTDPDHLDIYGTKEAYLESFRHYTELIQKGGALIIRKGLEMKPNVQEGVRIYEYSRDEGDFHAENIRIANGTITFDFVSPIENIKDIELGQPIPINIENGISAMAMAQLNGCTAEELRNGMKTYGGVDRRFDFKIKDNRHVFLSDYAHHPKEILQSAKSLKELYADKKVTAIFQPHLYTRTRDFYKEFAEALSHFDEVVLTEIYPAREEPIPGVTSELIYDNLSPNVKKQMIKKDDVLDFVKSRNFDVLVVLGAGNLDNYVPEIAKILNEK
- the murG gene encoding undecaprenyldiphospho-muramoylpentapeptide beta-N-acetylglucosaminyltransferase, with translation MDEELRIIISGGGTGGHIFPAVSIANAIKAKHPEAKILFVGADGRMEMQRVPAAGYEIKGLPIKGFDRANKLKNIEVLCKLWKSLRMARQIIKDFKPQVAVGVGGYASGATLYECAKMGIPCLIQEQNSYAGVTNKLLSKRVKKICVAYEGMDRFFPADKIIMTGNPVRQNVLSTPLSIEESRESFGLDPNKKTILLVGGSLGARTINRSVIEHLDLIKQSGVQFIWQTGKFYHQQILDSMKGKELPNLKIMDFISDMGAAYKAADLVISRAGASSISEFQLIGKPVILVPSPNVAEDHQTKNAMALVNKDAALCVKDVDAPDTLIKLALDTITNDEKLASLSENVKKMGLKNSAEIIADEVIKLIKG
- a CDS encoding FtsW/RodA/SpoVE family cell cycle protein, which codes for MKNKSLSNIFKGDKVIWMVFFFLCIISIIEVYSASSSLSYTGGNYWSPIIYHCSILVVGIALMVVVLNIKCRYFKLITPIVLGMSILMLIWVLVAGQSTNGASRWISFAGIQFQPSELGKGALVLAIAQILSAMQTEHGADRKAFKYIMWLSGGIILLILGENLSTAMLIGLTVVLMMFVGRVPFNQLGRLIGFIVLLGVFVLSMVMLVGDDKKAEDELSAKQNLTEQTVAAQQEESPGFIGKILHRADTWKARVKKFFSNEYVAPKDYDLDKDAQVAHANIAIASSDVVGKGPGNSNERDFLSQAFSDFIYAIIIEEGGIEGAIFVALLYIILLFRTGIIANRCENSFPAFLAMGIAFLLVTQALFNMLVAVGLAPVTGQPLPLISKGGTSTIINCVYIGVILSVSRSAKKKKEEKKPSEKVSHAIV
- the murD gene encoding UDP-N-acetylmuramoyl-L-alanine--D-glutamate ligase gives rise to the protein MKRIVILGAGESGAGAAVLAKKEGFDVFVSDMSAIKDKYKKMLDDRGIEWEEGQHTEEKILNADEIIKSPGIPKEAPMVQKLIAQGTHIISEIEFAGRYTNSKMICITGSNGKTTTTSLIYHIFKDAGYDAGLAGNIGNSLALQVAEDPHEYYIIELSSFQLDNMYDFRANIAILLNITPDHLDRYDYKFENYADAKMRIIQNQTKEDSFIYWNDDPVIKKELEKFDVHAVCYPFSELKEKGSIGYIEEGQYTIEQPEPFNMEQEDLSLTGRHNIYNSLAAGIASDISGIKKENIRKSLSDFPGVEHRLEKVCKVAGVQYINDSKATNVDACWYALESMRTPTILIIGGKDKGNDYNSIKDLVKQKCAGIVYLGADNKKLHDNFDDLGLPIRDTHSMKDCVAACAELAKPGDTVLLSPCCASFDLFKNMEDRGEQFKSYVRAL
- a CDS encoding phospho-N-acetylmuramoyl-pentapeptide-transferase; amino-acid sequence: MLYYLFRWLDQFGISGSHLWGYISFRSILAMILALIISAWFGERFIKYLKKKQITEVQRDAQIDPFGVKKIGVPSMGGIIIIVALLIPVVLLGRLRNIYLLLMIVTTIWLGFLGGMDDFIKIFKHDKEGLKGKYKIIGQVTIGLIVGLTLWASPDVKSNMNLEVANQNGKEIVIKHEAQAEKTLKTTIPFVKLHNLDYSEIVGFLGEYKNAGGWILFVLMTIFVVTAVSNGANLNDGMDGMCAGNSAIIGVVLGILAYVSSHIQYAAYLNIMYIPGSEELVVFFMAFIGALIGFLWYNAYPAQVFMGDTGSLTIGGIIAVGAIIIHKELMLPILCGVFFVESLSVIVQVWYYKLGKRKGVKQRIFKRTPIHDNFRTQDSQLDPECKYLLKKPHSAVHESKITLRFIIVTIILAAMTIITLKIR